TGACGGCGTCGGTGTGCCCGCGGACTTCGATTTCCGGACCCAGCGCTCGCTCGGTCTGCAGACGATCTTCATGCTGGCCGAGCATCAGCTCCAGGGTTCGATCCGGTTCGAGTCGCCGGAGGGGGGCGGCCTGGCCTGCTGGATTCGGATTCCCGAAAAACCAGATACGGCAAAAGGACGCCTATGAAGCCCGGCTTGAACATCCTGCTGACCGAAGACGAAGCCATCATCGCCATGGACCTCGAGTGGCGGTTGAAGCAGGCGGGCGCCGGCCGCTGCCGCATCGTGGCCACGGGCGAGTCCGCGCTGGCCTGGTTCGAAAAAGAGCCTCCCGATGTGGTGGTCCTGGACAATCACCTGGCCGGCGTCATGGACGGGATCGAGGCCGCGGCACGCATCCGCGCCGAGGGGAGCGGCGTCCCGATCATCTTCATGTCCGGCTATCCCCAGGACGAAGCCTTCCTGGCGCGGGTCCGGCCTCTCCACCCGCTCGCCTGCCTGGACAAGCCGA
This genomic stretch from Candidatus Aminicenantes bacterium harbors:
- a CDS encoding response regulator, which codes for MKPGLNILLTEDEAIIAMDLEWRLKQAGAGRCRIVATGESALAWFEKEPPDVVVLDNHLAGVMDGIEAAARIRAEGSGVPIIFMSGYPQDEAFLARVRPLHPLACLDKP